A section of the Lineus longissimus chromosome 1, tnLinLong1.2, whole genome shotgun sequence genome encodes:
- the LOC135484317 gene encoding centrosomal protein of 131 kDa-like, which translates to MSGRKDTRSDDLGLSLTGSQISTISTSSKRPGSAKTPNRPSSASGVREKSSSTTALNTVGIKSSNSDVGKKKHTRTGSHNPPFASRSETGTANTNKGSNTSSKAPNSTDFLALFENSTQPKIKGKIGPSPGGPKKAAWGDSMKSSSTYKVGGKNVSTDNTRKGQGPKPVKKLPHSIFQPDSARSTSTIDSDHVGYNMPRQRPSSGERSNGATAYDFLDLPDRYDSRSKSPPALKTLNINAEQKPVSAMLSPSIANNMTLQALSPTTKTSFMDIENSYQNIKHKTPVNQVVKSNTSPAPSQNGQNSLAEDYIKSVNLAATKIQRKFRGYLASKSKDDVRNKAGEAAMKRLFGQKKREREEMLIKEQESRVNEDRAREDRRRIREEKARQARQDAIKELQMKREEKRLENKRKAEEEVLYLQETGKIKTKPARLGVKPKQQSSKMKAKDMNAQDSESEVTLTQRSIQSSQMNPRDTERSERTNEGAEAMNSYHQDRHSHSQNETPRSYDGGNSAGAPSQAQTKSTLDDLMNTLQELEADEQLVEKKPEKKKSWFDDLDKTLSEGEDGNSHYLSMERIEKLNHPKDSQALRSSGLLSDDKLRTIMSFLDEVDTADRLSEIDQQIVKINEELEKPALLVPSVDEIHQMEEASKAASEVTSAMMTQRLELDEKKRTIQMLQKALNQQRELTVRHAKETEKEMKKRLQLQKEEYEETVKRHLSFIDQLIDDKKALGEKCENLLKEMKTIDKKYSDKIKTTDERHTIELTKIKEVQAAAEKLRREKWIEEKTKKIKEMTVKGLEPEIQRLIAKHKAEIKKVKSIQEAEMLQSDERAGGRYVRMVEELRDQLAKEKEAACAREREMAKQRYEKQLQQEEESYQAQRRRLHAEVQEEKDRLSEQAARQRIELDKLQRQLEDAHTHSVDAMRLEYEKARDEQERRHASEIKEMQERLRVEKEAWEANYMKKQETWLTQKERELKANVRKDRDKEIELVIARLEEDSVTSREECERTAENRIKRIREKYESEMAELERSERQAMEKYNEMKAQLLETEGDNERLKVMMNQKQKEKDDILKMTEKLNKERDHVADIIRQEFADRLVATEEENKRLKTDMSELKARHRLELERSKAEIEIVTKAKEEEMDEVHKRVKQAIVKKEEVVTQLKQQYAAALKRADHLEGLLEQQRKQLLKK; encoded by the exons ATGTCTGGGAGAAAAGACACCAGGTCTGATGACCTTGGTTTAAGTTTAACAGGTTCTCAGATCTCCACTATATCCACCAGCAGCAAAAGACCTGGATCGGCAAAGACTCCCAACAGACCAAGTTCTGCCAGTGGGGTCAGGGAAAAATCCTCATCTACT ACTGCCTTGAACACAGTTGGTATTAAATCAAGTAATTCAGATGTTGGCAAAAAGAAACATACCCGAA CTGGCAGTCACAATCCTCCATTTGCCAGTAGGAGTGAGACAGGCACTGCCAACACCAACAAAGGAAGTAACACATCATCAAAGGCACCTAACAG CACTGACTTCTTGGCATTGTTTGAGAACAGCACTCAGCCAAAGATCAAGGGGAAAATCGGACCAAGTCCTGGTGGGCCAAAGAAAGCTGCATGGGGCGACTCG ATGAAAAGTAGTTCAACATACAAAGTTGGTGGAAAGAATGTGTCCACAGACAACACACGTAAAGGTCAAGGTCCCAAACCTGTCAAGAAGCTACCCCACAGTATCTTTCAACCAGACAGTGCCCGCAGTACAAGCACAATTGACTCTGACCATGTGGGTTATAACATGCCAAGGCAACGACCATCCTCGGGAGAAAGATCTAACGGAGCGACTGCATACGACTTTCTGGATTTACCGGATCGCTATGATTCTAGGTCGAAATCACCTCCTGCCTTAAAAACTCTCAATATTAATGCTGAACAGAAACCAGTCTCAGCTATGTTGTCACCTAGCATAGCAAACAATATGACATTACAAGCCTTGTCCCCAACAACGAAAACTTCATTCATGGACATAGAGAACTCTTATCAGAATATCAAACATAAAACCCCTGTCAACCAGGTTGTGAAAAGTAATACCAGTCCGGCCCCGAGTCAGAATGGTCAGAACAGTCTTGCTGAGGATTATATAAAGTCGGTGAATTTAGCTGCCACAAAAATACAGCGGAAATTCCGAGGGTACTTAGCGAGTAAAAGCAAAGACGATGTGAGGAATAAAGCTGGTGAAGCAGCAATGAAAAGACTTTTTGGACAAAAGAAAAGAGAGCGGGAGGAGATGCTTATAAAAGAGCAGGAGAGTCGGGTGAATGAGGATCGTGCACGAGAGGATCGGCGGAGAATTCGGGAAGAGAAGGCCAGACAGGCTCGGCAAGATGCAATAAAG gaattacaaatgaaacgggAAGAAAAACGTTTAGAAAACAAGCGTAAAGCTGAGGAGGAAGTGCTGTATTTGCAAGAAACTGGTAAAATAAAGACAAAACCAGCAAGACTTGGCGTAAAGCCAAAACAACAAAGCAGTAAAATGAAAGCCAAGGACATGAATGCTCAGGATAGTGAGTCGGAGGTCACACTAACCCAGCGCTCCATACAGTCTTCTCAGATGAATCCCAGAGACACTGAGCGGTCAGAAAGGACAAATGAG GGTGCTGAAGCCATGAACTCTTATCATCAAGACAGGCACAGTCACTCCCAGAATGAGACCCCGAGATCATATGATGGGGGCAACAGTGCTGGTGCACCCAGCCAGGCCCAGACCAAGTCAACCCTTGACGATCTCATGAATACACTGCAGGAACTTGAAGCAGATGAGCAACTGGTGGAGAAAAAGCCCGAAAAGAAGAAAAGTTGGT TTGATGATCTTGATAAGACATTATCAGAAGGTGAGGATGGTAACTCACATTACCTCTCCATGGAGCGCATAGAGAAACTGAACCACCCTAAGGACAGCCAGGCCCTGAGGAGTAGTGGGTTACTCTCTGATGATAAACTACGAACAATCATGTCATTCCTGGATGAGGTTGATACTGCCGACAGGCTCAGTGAGATTGATCAG CAAATTGTCAAAATCAACGAAGAATTAGAAAAACCAGCTCTATTGGTTCCTAGTGTCGATGAGATCCACCAGATGGAGGAAGCGTCTAAAGCGGCTTCGGAGGTCACCAGTGCTATGATGACTCAACGTCTTGAGTTGGATGAGAAGAAACGGACGATTCAGATGCTCCAGAAAGCCCTG AATCAGCAACGTGAATTGACTGTGAGACATGCGAAAGAAACAGAAAAGGAGATGAAGAAACGGTTACAGCTCCAAAAGGAGGAGTATGAAGAAACAGTTAAGAGGCATCTCTCGTTCATTGACCAATTGATTGATGACAAGAAAGCCCTTGGGGAAAAGTGTGAAAATTTGCTGAAAGAAATGAAGACGATAGATAAAAAATACTCGGACAAAATCAAGACTACTGATGAAAG GCATACCATAGAACTAACCAAAATAAAGGAAGTACAGGCAGCTGCTGAGAAGTTACGGAGGGAGAAATGGATTGAAGAAAAGACCAAGAAAATCAAGGAGATGACCGTGAAAGGTTTGGAGCCAGAAATCCAGCGACTCATTGCGAAACATAAGGCAGAGATTAAAAAGGTTAAGTCAATACAAGAGGCGGAGATGTTGCAGAGTGATGAGAGGGCGGGAGGACGGTACGTGCGGATGGTGGAGGAATTGCGGGATCAACTGGCTAAAGAAAAGGAGGCAGCATGTGCTCGGGAGAGGGAGATGGCTAAGCAGAGGTATGAGAAACAATTGCAGCAGGAGGAAGAGTCTTACCAGGCCCAGCGGCGGAGACTCCACGCAGAGGTGCAGGAGGAAAAGGACCGACTGTCTGAACAGGCCGCCCGGCAGAGGATTGAGTTAGACAAGCTCCAGAGGCAGCTTGAGGACGCTCATACTCACTCGGTCGACGCCATGAGATTAGAGTATGAGAAGGCGAGAGATGAACAGGAGAGGAGACATGCT TCTGAAATCAAGGAGATGCAGGAGAGACTTCGTGTAGAGAAGGAGGCCTGGGAAGCCAACTACATGAAGAAACAAGAGACATGGCTGACACAGAAAGAGAGGGAGTTGAAGGCTAATGTGAGAAAGGATCGCGACAAGGAGATCGAGCTGGTCATTGCAAGGCTGGAAGAGGACAGTGTCACGTCTCGAGAGGAGTGTGAAAGGACAGCTGAGAATAGAATTAA ACGGATTCGAGAGAAATATGAAAGTGAGATGGCAGAACTGGAGCGATCAGAAAGACAAGCTATGGAGAAATACAATGAGATGAAagctcagctccttgagacAGAAGGTGACAATGAGAGGCTGAAGGTCATGATGAACCAGAAACAGAAAGAGAAGGATGACATACTAAAA ATGACAGAGAAATTAAACAAAGAAAGAGATCACGTTGCAGATATCATAAGGCAAGAGTTCGCTGATCGATTAGTTGCTACGGAGGAGGAAAATAAACGTCTCAAGACAGATATGTCTGAACTGAAGGCTCGGCATCGCTTAGAGCTGGAGAGATCGAAGGCAGAGATTGAAATTGTGACAAAAgcgaaagaagaagaaatggatGAAGTACACAAACG GGTCAAGCAAGCCATTGTGAAGAAAGAAGAGGTAGTGACTCAGTTGAAGCAACAGTATGCCGCTGCACTGAAGCGAGCGGACCACCTCGAGGGCCTGCTTGAACAACAGAGAAAACAGTTGCTGAAGAAATGA
- the LOC135497731 gene encoding mitochondrial dynamics protein MID49-like yields MASGGREKKNSDQSGSSSIWGILGGLAGGLALGGLAVYGATKLVEVLGADEAAGGKEEGAACKTKQIDSDDEDDSRSQQRESASSYSYQGNTNTAIYHGDASSLGIGTYSQNPNIRSCTSASNDHSTSTATEDIDRSAEAGDLVMPGNLSDQLNDYLENYVNISQDELQNALRLVALIEVQLRDALATTNLPLDQFIHTGSGYEGVQIIQPDNFDVHLPLRLNPALWELVNCADSSLHTAGYHLVKRIGWDTGQFGSSPWDRYLDGTYLSPQKLCKHLHGVLQFGLDGIENIQDCILSNNILSVFVQCSEFWSNEMKVNVIPLIKMGETSVCARAHPLVKSHNMEGLKNLWQHNFGNQESDVMKSFDEDGGCQKDCLKILRAMSLHDESFLHQVDPYVLKTVLFHLSCQEDFWERETLPERVIDMFMTLRGFLEQGRLPHYFKPSIDLFEDKTDTFKVNLLAYVQEICAPNRLCSLLEK; encoded by the exons ATGGCGTCGGGAGGAAGAGAGAAGAAGAACTCTGATCAGAGCGGTAGCTCATCCATCTGGGGCATCTTGGGAGGTCTGGCGGGTGGTCTAGCTTTAGGAGGGTTGGCAGTCTATGGAGCAACCAAGCTGGTTGAAGTACTTGGTGCAGATGAGGCAGCTGGTGGAAAAGAAGAGGGTGCAGCATGTAAGACAAAACAGATTGATAGTG atgatgaagatgattcaAGAAGTCAGCAGAGGGAGTCTGCATCTAGCTACAGTTACCAGGGGAACACAAACACAGCAATATACCATGGTGATGCCTCATCTTTGGGAATCGGAACATACAGCCAGAATCCAAATATTCGATCTTGTACCAGTGCGTCCAATGATCATTCCACTTCCACAGCGACGGAAGACATCGACCGTTCAGCTGAGGCAGGTGATCTAGTGATGCCTGGCAATCTTTCTGATCAGTTGAATGATTATTTAGAGAACTATGTCAACATCTCTCAAgatgagttacaaaatgcgtTGAGGCTTGTGGCCCTGATAGAGGTGCAGCTGAGAGATGCTCTTGCAACTACAAACCTCCCTCTAGATCAGTTCATTCATACAG GGAGTGGTTATGAAGGTGTACAGATCATACAGCCAGATAACTTTGATGTTCATCTTCCCCTGAGGCTCAACCCTGCATTGTGGGAGCTGGTCAACTGTGCAGATTCTTCACTTCATACGGCTGGATACCACCTGGTTAAGCGCATTGGTTGGGATACCGGCCAATTTGGGTCATCACCGTGGGACAGATATTTGGATGGAACGTATTTATCTCCGCAAAAACTATGCAAGCATCTCCATGGAGTTCTTCAGTTTGGTTTAGACGGCATTGAGAACATCCAAGATTGCATCTTGAGCAATAACATTTTGAGCGTTTTTGTACAGTGTTCGGAGTTTTGGTCAAACGAGATGAAAGTAAATGTGATCCCTTTGATCAAAATGGGGGAAACCTCTGTATGTGCCCGTGCTCACCCACTGGTGAAGTCGCACAACATGGAAGGGTTGAAAAATCTCTGGCAGCACAATTTTGgtaatcaagaatcagatgttATGAAATCTTTTGATGAAGACGGTGGTTGCCAAAAAGATTGCCTGAAAATTCTAAGGGCCATGTCCTTGCATGATGAGTCTTTCCTGCACCAGGTTGATCCCTATGTCCTGAAGACAGTTCTCTTCCACTTGAGTTGTCAGGAGGACTTCTGGGAGAGGGAGACACTGCCTGAGCGTGTCATAGATATGTTCATGACCCTGAGGGGTTTCCTTGAACAGGGCCGTCTGCCACACTATTTCAAACCAAGCATCGATCTGTTTGAAGATAAGACCGACACGTTCAAGGTGAATCTTCTGGCGTATGTCCAAGAGATTTGTGCTCCGAATAGGTTGTGCTCCCTCTTGGAGAAGTAA
- the LOC135484324 gene encoding adenylosuccinate lyase-like produces the protein MAATGSTASLRQAQEAGVEGEFCKYRSPLVARYASPEMAYNFSDFKKFTTWRQLWIFLAKAQRALGLDITEEQITEMEDNQNGIDFDRAAQEEKKRRHDVMAHVHTFAASCPKAAGIIHLGATSAYVGDNTDLIMLRDGLDILLPKVARCIDRLSNFAMKQRSQPCLGYTHMQPAQLTTVGKRACLWIQDLIMDLRNLQRAREDLRFRGVKGTTGTQASFLSLLDNDHEKVEELDRMVTEMAAFKKSYMVCGQTYSRKVDIEVLSPLAGLGASVHKICTDIRLLASMKEVEEPFERDQIGSSAMPYKRNPMRCERCCSLARHLMCLVQDPLMTLSTQWMERTLDDSANRRVCLPEAFLTADILMNTLQNVSEGLVVYPKVIQKHIKQELPFIATENILMAVVKAGGNRQDCHEEIRKLSHQAGAVVKEEGKENDLLERIRKSEYFRPIHNQLDDLVDPSGYIGRAPEQTKRFIDEEVTPALRPFLQRLDVKSSLSL, from the exons ATGGCGGCAACGGGCTCGACTGCAAGTCTTCGGCAGGCGCAGGAAGCCGGTGTAGAGGGGGAATTCTGCAAATACAGGTCCCCACTTGTTGCTAGATATGCTAGTCCTGAAATGGCTTACAATTTCAGTGACTTTAAAAAGTTCACGACGTGGCGGCAACTCTGGATTTTCCTTGCGAAAGCCCAGCGG GCGCTGGGTCTCGACATCACCGAAGAACAGATCACTGAAATGGAGGATAACCAGAATGGGATTGACTTTGACCGAGCTGCTCAGGAAGAGAAGAAGCGTCGACATGATGTCATGGCGCATGTGCACACATTTGCTGCCTCTTGTCCAAAGGCAGCGGGTATCATACACCTCGGTGCTACGTCTGCTTATGTTGGTGACAACACG GATCTCATTATGTTGAGGGATGGTCTGGATATCCTCCTGCCAAAGGTTGCCCGGTGCATTGACCGACTCTCCAATTTTGCTATGAAACAAAGGAGCCAGCCTTGCCTTGGGTACACCCACATGCA GCCAGCACAGTTGACTACGGTAGGAAAGCGGGCATGCCTATGGATCCAGGATTTAATTATGGACCTTCGAAACCTACAGCGAGCAAGGGAGGACCTTCGTTTCCGTGGGGTCAAGGGGACTACAGGTACACAAGCCAGCTTTTTGTCTCTCTTGGACAACGACCATGAAAAGGTTGAAGAGCTTGACAGAATGGTGACAGAGATGGCTGCATTTAAGAA GTCTTATATGGTTTGTGGCCAGACATACAGCAGAAAGGTTGACATTGAGGTATTATCCCCTCTGGCTGGCCTTGGAGCCTCTGTGCACAAG ATTTGCACTGATATCCGACTATTAGCGAGTATGAAGGAAGTTGAGGAGCCATTTGAGCGCGATCAAATCGGCTCAAGTGCCATGCCTTATAAGAGGAACCCGATGCGTTGTGAGCGATGCTGCTCCCTGGCGCGTCATCTCATGTGTCTAGTCCAGGATCCACTGATGACTCTGTCCACCCAGTGGATGGAGAGAACATTGGATGATAGTGCTAATAG ACGTGTATGCCTACCTGAAGCCTTCCTGACTGCCGACATCCTGATGAATACATTACAGAATGTATCAGAGGGATTGGTTGTCTATCCCAAG gtgATACAGAAACATATCAAGCAGGAGTTACCATTTATTGCCACAGAGAACATTCTAATGGCTGTAGTCAAGGCTGGTGGAAACAGACAG GACTGCCATGAGGAGATTCGTAAACTGTCTCATCAAGCCGGTGCGGTGGTCAAGGAGGAGGGCAAGGAGAATGATCTGTTAGAACGTATCAGAAAATCGGAGTACTTCCGGCCTATTCATAATCAACTTGATGATCTTGTTGATCCCTCTGGGTATATTGGAAGGGCACCTGAGCAG ACCAAGCGATTCATTGATGAGGAAGTTACACCAGCACTCCGGCCATTTTTACAGCGATTGGATGTAAAATCGAGTCTCAGTCTCTGA
- the LOC135484331 gene encoding uncharacterized protein LOC135484331 codes for MAAKYRDQFRKGDQSMESRNAFWNAGFQACVKCGTKEIEKDNVTCGARPNGEMYGTEIFKCSNMTCGWTTSFYYDDACIPWHYETKEWKRSVKFYTAGLMVLWAQKRFLPEDIVQKVKELNVSGETLLEWHQQGILAKKLDIPESRVEKLTKAIEARKTII; via the exons ATGGCTGCAAAGTACAGAGATCAATTCAGAAAAGGTGACCAATCAATGGAGAGCAGGAATGCATTCTGGAACGCCGGTTTCCAAGCATGCGTCAAATGTGGCACCAAGGAGATTgagaaggacaatgtcacatgtGGAGCACGACCTAACGGGGAAATGTACGGGActgaaatattcaaatgttCAAACATGACATGCGGATGGACGACAAGTTTCTACTATGACGATGCAT GTATACCATGGCATTATGAAACAAAGGAATGGAAAAGATCGGTCAAATTCTACACTGCCGGTCTGATGGTCTTGTGGGCGCAGAAACGTTTCCTACCAGAAGATATCGTCCAGAAAGTGAAGGAATTGAACGTTAGTGGAGAAACGCTACTGGAGTGGCATCAACAAGGCATTTTAGCAAAGAAATTGGATATACCAGAGAGCAGAGTGGAAAAATTAACGAAGGCTATCGAAGCCAGGAAAACTATAATATGA